In one Rhizobium leguminosarum genomic region, the following are encoded:
- a CDS encoding MarR family winged helix-turn-helix transcriptional regulator, producing MGTKPPPEDVEAEEASFTPPLDVGRLGNLMGFHLRMAHVAIYRDFAETMEELRLTQKQLAVMELVAGNPGVSQIDLANTLGTDRATMMALVNRLAARDFIERRPSAADRRRQELHLTEAGHAMLARARELITMHEQRFIELFSPDEMDALLAALKRIYKGR from the coding sequence ATGGGCACAAAACCACCGCCGGAGGATGTCGAAGCCGAGGAGGCCTCCTTTACGCCGCCGCTCGACGTCGGTCGGCTCGGCAATCTCATGGGCTTTCATCTGCGCATGGCGCATGTCGCGATCTATCGCGACTTCGCTGAAACCATGGAGGAGCTTCGGCTGACGCAGAAGCAACTCGCAGTGATGGAACTTGTCGCGGGCAATCCCGGCGTATCGCAGATCGACCTTGCCAATACGCTCGGCACCGACCGCGCGACCATGATGGCCCTTGTCAACCGGCTGGCGGCCCGCGACTTCATCGAGCGCCGTCCTTCCGCGGCAGATCGCCGGCGCCAGGAACTGCATCTGACAGAGGCGGGACATGCCATGCTCGCGCGGGCGCGCGAGCTGATCACCATGCATGAACAGCGCTTCATCGAGTTGTTTTCGCCGGACGAAATGGATGCGCTGCTGGCCGCGCTGAAGCGGATCTATAAGGGGCGCTGA
- a CDS encoding tyrosine-type recombinase/integrase, translated as MTPITPLIEAFLRETLVRQRGASRHTCDSYAQSFQLLFEFAAARLKSKPSKLMLEQIDSGLVSAFLEHLEDKRKNAAVTRNVRLAAIKSFFRFLEYRQPAALDQVRRVLAIPFKKTDTRLVPYLLREELQALLDAPDPTTRDGIRDRAMLHMAVCAGLRVSELTGLKIDDIDMSSMSIRVVGKGRRERALPLWKPAATALRAWLAIRGKVATPEVFVSARGEPLSRWGFAYLLKQHAAVAARQQQGLAKKRVSPHVLRHTCAMIILQATQDIRKVSLWLGHATLTTTEVYTRGDPTEKLEAMEEIVPPHLRRGTFQPTDKLIALLKSTS; from the coding sequence ATGACACCGATCACTCCCCTCATCGAAGCGTTCCTGCGCGAAACACTCGTCCGTCAGCGGGGCGCCAGCCGACACACGTGCGATTCCTATGCCCAGAGCTTCCAACTCCTGTTCGAGTTCGCCGCTGCGAGGCTCAAGAGTAAACCATCCAAGCTGATGCTGGAGCAGATCGACTCCGGTTTGGTCAGCGCCTTCCTCGAGCATCTCGAGGATAAGCGCAAGAACGCCGCCGTGACGCGAAACGTTCGTTTGGCGGCTATTAAGTCGTTCTTCCGCTTCCTCGAATACCGGCAACCGGCAGCCCTCGATCAAGTCCGCCGCGTGCTGGCGATTCCGTTCAAGAAGACGGACACACGTCTCGTTCCCTATCTACTGCGCGAGGAGCTGCAAGCGCTGCTCGACGCCCCGGACCCGACAACGCGCGACGGCATCCGCGACCGAGCCATGCTGCATATGGCCGTGTGTGCAGGATTGCGCGTCTCCGAACTGACGGGTCTGAAGATCGACGATATCGACATGTCGTCGATGAGCATACGCGTCGTCGGCAAGGGGCGGCGGGAACGAGCGCTGCCGCTGTGGAAGCCGGCAGCCACGGCACTGCGCGCCTGGCTCGCCATTCGCGGAAAGGTCGCGACACCCGAAGTGTTCGTCAGCGCGCGTGGTGAACCTTTGAGCCGATGGGGCTTCGCCTATTTGCTCAAGCAGCACGCCGCGGTTGCTGCTCGCCAGCAGCAAGGCCTCGCCAAGAAGCGCGTCTCGCCTCATGTGCTCAGGCACACCTGCGCGATGATCATCCTGCAGGCGACGCAAGACATCCGGAAAGTATCGCTGTGGCTGGGCCATGCCACGCTGACGACCACAGAGGTCTACACACGCGGCGATCCAACCGAAAAGCTCGAGGCCATGGAAGAGATCGTGCCACCGCATCTGCGGCGCGGCACCTTCCAGCCGACCGACAAGCTGATAGCACTGCTAAAGAGCACTTCGTAA
- a CDS encoding sulfite oxidase: MPTPERPSLIVRQKSPQNIEFPFASLSDWLIPTELFFVRNHFPSPDLDARDWRLRVGGAVERPIELDLDSIEAMRSTTFTAVVECAGNGRVYYVPPKEGLQWQNGAVGNAAWTGVLLREILEMAGVKRTAREVLLVGADSGVVDTNKKTASPGSISFARSLPLEKAIADSTILAYSMNEEPLTRDHGYPLRAVVGGWFGMAWVKWITHITVVEQPFLGYWQARDYFRWERSLGEPRLVPLAEMEVKAQIARPVQGARLIAGQPYRIFGAAWSGEAVIRQVQVCTGDGRGWREGRLLETERPFAWRLWEYMWTPEKVGRYTLRCRATDAAGCVQPDLPRSDCESYAANWIVPVEVTVVPEPQTYEEEFVI; this comes from the coding sequence ATGCCGACACCAGAGCGACCCAGTCTAATAGTTCGACAGAAATCCCCACAGAACATCGAGTTTCCGTTTGCGTCGCTCTCCGATTGGCTGATCCCAACCGAGCTGTTCTTCGTGCGAAACCATTTCCCGTCGCCGGACCTCGATGCGCGAGACTGGAGATTGCGCGTTGGCGGGGCGGTGGAGCGGCCGATCGAACTTGACCTCGACAGCATCGAGGCGATGCGGAGCACGACATTCACCGCCGTCGTCGAGTGCGCAGGGAACGGGCGCGTCTACTATGTGCCGCCGAAGGAGGGGTTGCAGTGGCAGAACGGAGCCGTCGGCAACGCCGCGTGGACAGGTGTTCTTCTACGCGAGATTTTGGAAATGGCGGGCGTTAAGCGAACCGCACGTGAGGTTCTGCTCGTAGGTGCCGACAGCGGCGTCGTCGACACGAACAAGAAAACGGCTTCTCCCGGCTCCATCTCTTTTGCGCGCAGTTTACCGCTTGAGAAGGCCATCGCTGACAGCACGATCCTTGCCTATTCGATGAACGAGGAGCCGTTGACGCGCGATCACGGCTACCCGCTACGCGCGGTGGTGGGTGGCTGGTTCGGCATGGCTTGGGTCAAGTGGATCACGCATATCACGGTTGTGGAGCAACCGTTCCTTGGGTACTGGCAGGCGCGCGACTATTTCCGTTGGGAGCGCAGCCTCGGGGAGCCCAGGCTGGTCCCCCTTGCGGAGATGGAGGTCAAAGCGCAGATCGCGCGTCCCGTGCAGGGGGCGCGTCTCATCGCCGGCCAACCGTACCGGATTTTCGGAGCCGCCTGGAGCGGAGAGGCCGTTATCCGGCAGGTGCAGGTCTGCACCGGAGATGGCAGGGGCTGGCGCGAGGGAAGGCTCCTCGAAACAGAACGTCCCTTTGCATGGCGCTTGTGGGAGTACATGTGGACCCCTGAAAAAGTGGGGCGATATACACTGCGATGTCGCGCGACCGATGCGGCGGGGTGCGTGCAGCCCGACCTCCCGCGTTCCGACTGCGAGAGCTACGCGGCCAATTGGATCGTTCCGGTGGAGGTTACGGTCGTTCCGGAGCCGCAGACGTACGAGGAGGAATTCGTGATCTAA
- a CDS encoding adenylate/guanylate cyclase domain-containing protein: MSEMDVLFATLRQAADPQTVECIENVVTHGSDRDLNRINALAFAKTHHLDEEKTIAALLHAARIGAFEMTWNVLCPGCGGVLDSGATLKGVVHETYHCALCAAGYEPTLDEMVEVTFTVSPRVRRIAAHDPDRLPPLEYYRQIFFSSGVDLPEDLEAKFARIMLEMIELAPGEKAFVSLQLPAQFVIIFDAVTHSAQFIDVKGEPTDERQNLSMVISRGHALNETVTLRPGLLRLTLENHTDSRVVPNVCIAGDDLHDLLGSRRAFLTAKRLLTNQSFRDIYRTDTLDVDQRLKITSLTFLFTDLRGSTALYERVGDLAAFDLVRAHFRVLHEIVATEAGAVVKTIGDAVMATFPSPDRAVAAALRMREAMLRLNAEHGSDDLLLKIGIHEGPCLAVNLNDRQDYFGQTVNIASRVQSLADPNVIMTTEAIVGDAQVSEILRDSGITSASRMAELQGIGREVRIFALS, translated from the coding sequence ATGAGTGAAATGGACGTGCTTTTTGCCACACTGCGACAGGCGGCTGACCCGCAGACGGTCGAGTGCATCGAAAACGTCGTCACGCATGGCTCTGATCGCGATCTCAATCGCATCAATGCGCTCGCCTTCGCCAAGACGCATCATCTCGATGAAGAGAAAACGATCGCAGCGCTTCTGCATGCAGCCCGCATAGGCGCGTTCGAGATGACCTGGAATGTCCTTTGCCCGGGATGCGGCGGTGTTCTTGACAGTGGCGCAACTCTCAAAGGGGTCGTGCATGAGACGTACCATTGTGCGCTCTGCGCCGCCGGATACGAACCCACCCTCGACGAGATGGTCGAGGTAACATTCACAGTCAGCCCGCGCGTTCGCAGGATCGCTGCCCACGACCCCGATCGGCTGCCTCCGCTTGAATACTACCGCCAAATCTTCTTCAGCTCCGGCGTCGACTTGCCGGAGGATCTGGAAGCGAAGTTCGCCCGCATCATGTTGGAAATGATCGAGTTGGCTCCGGGCGAGAAGGCCTTCGTCTCACTGCAACTGCCGGCGCAATTCGTCATCATCTTCGATGCGGTAACGCACTCGGCGCAGTTCATCGACGTGAAGGGTGAGCCCACAGACGAACGTCAAAACCTGTCGATGGTCATCAGTCGGGGGCATGCACTGAACGAAACGGTCACGCTGCGTCCCGGCTTGCTGCGGCTGACCCTCGAAAACCACACCGATAGCAGAGTAGTGCCGAACGTTTGCATCGCTGGAGATGACCTGCACGATCTGCTGGGTAGCAGGCGCGCTTTTCTGACAGCCAAACGTCTGCTGACGAACCAGAGTTTCCGCGACATCTATCGGACCGACACGCTCGATGTCGACCAGCGCCTCAAAATCACCAGCCTGACTTTCCTCTTCACCGACCTGAGAGGCTCGACGGCGCTTTACGAGCGCGTCGGAGATCTTGCCGCTTTCGATCTGGTGCGAGCGCATTTCAGAGTTCTTCATGAGATCGTCGCAACAGAGGCCGGAGCGGTGGTCAAAACCATTGGCGATGCCGTGATGGCGACCTTTCCGAGCCCGGACCGCGCCGTAGCGGCCGCGCTGCGGATGCGGGAGGCGATGCTTCGTTTAAATGCCGAACACGGCAGCGACGATCTTCTCCTGAAGATCGGCATCCATGAAGGACCATGCCTTGCAGTCAACCTGAACGACCGGCAGGACTACTTCGGCCAGACCGTCAACATCGCCTCCCGGGTTCAGAGCCTCGCCGATCCCAATGTGATCATGACGACGGAGGCGATTGTCGGGGATGCCCAAGTTTCGGAGATCCTGCGCGACAGCGGCATTACCTCCGCCTCCCGGATGGCGGAACTTCAGGGCATCGGCAGGGAGGTCAGGATCTTCGCGCTGTCGTGA
- a CDS encoding DUF938 domain-containing protein, translating to MPPEKKDRSSVALEQRDKSADQRMFSPSVARNSAPILAVLKRVLPTRGAVLEIGCGTGEHAVCFAGAMPNLTWQPSDPDADARTSTSSWIKFAGLKNVLAPRDIDVCSGQWGVEQTGHFDAIVSINMIHIAPWAASLGLFAGAGRLLHAGGLLLLYGPFMRDGAHNAPSNAAFDAALKERNPSWGVRDIADLEQVGEAAGLNLRETIEMPTNNMLLVFSSGSA from the coding sequence ATGCCCCCAGAGAAGAAGGACCGTTCGTCTGTTGCGCTGGAACAGCGCGACAAAAGCGCCGACCAGCGCATGTTCTCACCTTCCGTTGCGCGAAATTCCGCGCCGATCCTCGCGGTCCTAAAACGTGTCCTTCCAACACGTGGCGCCGTGCTGGAGATTGGATGCGGGACCGGCGAGCACGCCGTGTGTTTTGCGGGAGCAATGCCCAACCTCACCTGGCAGCCGAGCGATCCGGATGCCGACGCCCGCACCAGCACGTCTAGCTGGATCAAATTCGCAGGGCTGAAGAATGTGCTGGCACCGCGGGATATTGATGTGTGCTCAGGACAATGGGGCGTCGAACAAACGGGGCATTTTGACGCCATCGTGTCGATCAATATGATCCATATCGCGCCATGGGCGGCAAGCCTAGGATTGTTCGCAGGAGCTGGCCGGTTGCTTCACGCTGGTGGGCTTCTTCTTCTCTACGGCCCATTTATGCGCGACGGGGCACACAACGCCCCCTCGAACGCTGCTTTCGACGCGGCTCTAAAGGAGCGCAACCCATCCTGGGGTGTACGTGATATCGCTGATCTTGAACAAGTGGGTGAGGCCGCTGGACTTAATCTCCGCGAGACGATCGAGATGCCTACCAACAATATGTTGCTGGTCTTCTCCAGCGGTAGTGCCTGA
- a CDS encoding tyrosine-type recombinase/integrase, with amino-acid sequence MLNTIETYLALRRATGFAMSNAEYLLKSFAAFAVERGHAYVQTQTAIDWAALGPSVAQRDARLKAVCRFARHIRVEDVRHELPPANHFGARKRRRPPHIYSGTEIGRLIEAAGRLRPQGGLRSLTYATLIALLAATGLRISEALKLTFADITSDGLLIRETKFRKTRLVPLHDTAAAGLQRYLKRRGPGSGDDPVFADTRGRSLRYIAVKETFDGLVCKVGIRPTSARRPRLHDLRHTFAVRALQGSPTGRNRCGAHVVALATYMGHVNIYTTYWYLEATADLVRDIAVAGEAFMSEGRLP; translated from the coding sequence ATGTTAAACACCATCGAGACCTATCTCGCACTGCGCCGTGCCACGGGCTTTGCGATGTCGAATGCCGAGTACCTGCTCAAGAGCTTCGCCGCCTTCGCGGTCGAGCGCGGGCACGCGTATGTCCAAACGCAAACAGCCATCGATTGGGCCGCGCTCGGACCGTCCGTTGCGCAACGCGATGCTCGACTGAAGGCCGTCTGCCGCTTCGCACGCCATATCCGCGTCGAAGATGTCCGGCACGAGTTGCCCCCGGCCAATCACTTCGGTGCCCGCAAAAGGCGTCGACCGCCGCACATCTACTCGGGCACGGAGATCGGTCGCCTGATCGAAGCCGCCGGCCGGCTTCGACCTCAAGGAGGCCTGCGCTCGCTGACGTATGCGACCTTGATCGCCCTGCTCGCGGCCACCGGGCTGCGCATCTCCGAAGCACTCAAGCTCACGTTCGCGGACATAACGAGCGACGGCCTGTTGATCCGCGAGACCAAGTTCCGCAAGACCCGTCTCGTGCCGTTGCACGATACGGCGGCGGCGGGCTTGCAACGCTACCTGAAGCGCCGCGGACCTGGCTCGGGAGATGATCCCGTGTTCGCCGACACGCGTGGCCGGTCACTGCGCTACATCGCAGTCAAAGAGACCTTCGACGGGCTGGTCTGCAAAGTTGGCATCCGGCCAACGTCGGCGCGGCGCCCTCGGCTGCATGATCTGCGGCACACGTTCGCGGTGCGGGCGCTACAAGGCAGTCCAACGGGCCGAAACCGATGCGGTGCGCATGTGGTCGCGCTCGCTACGTACATGGGTCACGTCAACATCTACACCACCTACTGGTACCTGGAGGCTACCGCCGACCTCGTTCGCGACATCGCCGTGGCGGGAGAGGCGTTCATGTCAGAGGGGAGGCTACCATGA
- a CDS encoding ArsR/SmtB family transcription factor has protein sequence MVQYLGSPLDLSFAALSDVTRRGIIDQLGRGDASITSLADKFQMTLTGMKKHVQVLERAGLVITQKVGRVRTCKLGKRGLKAEAEWIEAHRKLFEARFEALDEIINEMKQEGSDD, from the coding sequence ATGGTTCAGTATTTAGGTTCTCCCCTCGATCTCTCGTTTGCGGCGCTGTCCGATGTGACCCGCCGCGGGATCATCGATCAGCTTGGGCGAGGGGACGCGTCGATCACCAGTCTCGCGGATAAGTTCCAGATGACGCTGACCGGCATGAAGAAGCACGTCCAGGTTCTCGAGCGGGCGGGGCTCGTCATCACGCAGAAGGTTGGACGGGTGAGAACCTGCAAGCTTGGGAAACGCGGCCTCAAGGCGGAGGCCGAGTGGATCGAGGCGCATCGCAAGCTCTTCGAGGCCCGCTTCGAAGCATTGGACGAAATCATCAACGAAATGAAACAGGAGGGAAGCGATGACTGA
- a CDS encoding nucleoside kinase, which yields MGIKNYLIEGGSGTGKTSVATELERRGYHVVHGDRVLAYVCDPETGQALAGPPEGADHIAWGYAHWIWPVDKVRAIAADTTHAATFFCGGSRNFHKFLDLFDKIFVLDIDVETLNRRLDGRPNEPGFEPAERALVLRYHRSREYLPAGNNIDTANTVPGVVDDILAQLT from the coding sequence ATGGGCATCAAGAACTATCTAATCGAAGGCGGCTCGGGTACTGGAAAGACGTCTGTCGCTACCGAACTGGAGCGGCGGGGCTACCATGTCGTCCATGGTGACCGCGTTTTGGCCTATGTCTGCGACCCCGAGACAGGCCAGGCGCTCGCGGGACCACCCGAAGGGGCAGACCACATCGCTTGGGGATACGCTCACTGGATCTGGCCTGTCGACAAGGTCCGAGCTATAGCTGCCGACACCACCCATGCTGCCACGTTCTTTTGTGGCGGTTCGCGCAATTTCCACAAATTCCTGGACCTGTTCGATAAGATTTTCGTGCTCGACATCGACGTTGAGACGTTGAACCGACGACTGGATGGGCGGCCGAATGAGCCGGGCTTCGAGCCGGCCGAGCGGGCTCTGGTGCTCCGCTACCATCGTAGCCGGGAGTATCTTCCTGCCGGCAATAATATCGACACGGCGAATACCGTCCCAGGCGTCGTCGACGATATCCTGGCTCAACTTACCTGA
- a CDS encoding SRPBCC family protein encodes MTEQVNSAGGARNRTSVERRGDRELLVTRTFDAPPSTVYRAWSQPELFQRWWVPKSASGILLVSCEMDVCTGGKYRLEFGAGGSDTMAFYGKYLEVVPNERIVWTNDEGEEGAITTVTFEDQGGSTLLIFHEVYPSKEALEEALQGSAAALPEQLVQLDELLSSIGE; translated from the coding sequence ATGACTGAGCAAGTTAACAGTGCAGGTGGCGCGCGGAACCGCACGTCAGTCGAGCGCAGAGGGGATCGCGAACTCTTGGTAACGCGGACATTCGATGCGCCGCCGAGCACGGTTTACAGGGCGTGGAGCCAGCCCGAGCTGTTCCAGCGCTGGTGGGTGCCAAAATCTGCATCCGGCATTTTGCTCGTATCGTGCGAAATGGACGTCTGTACCGGCGGCAAATATCGGCTGGAATTCGGCGCCGGCGGTTCGGACACCATGGCCTTCTATGGCAAGTATCTCGAGGTGGTGCCGAACGAGCGCATCGTCTGGACCAACGACGAGGGCGAAGAGGGCGCGATCACGACCGTGACCTTCGAGGATCAAGGCGGGAGCACGCTCCTGATTTTCCACGAAGTCTATCCGTCCAAGGAGGCGCTTGAGGAAGCACTACAGGGCTCAGCGGCCGCATTGCCGGAGCAGTTGGTGCAGCTCGACGAATTGCTTTCCAGTATAGGCGAGTAG